A window of Streptomyces armeniacus contains these coding sequences:
- a CDS encoding RNA polymerase sigma factor, with translation MAAESNGQGAAAREDTARSGPPGTSQGPYGPEAGAPIPPDADPGVDLRDVARESALISLFDGYHAQLVRLAVLLGAEQDAEDVVAEAFCVLHHRWYRLRAPDAAPAYLRSVVCNLVRMRIRRLQVSRRHASVEVSDIDSAESTAMLHEDQRQVVDALKQLPGRQREALVLRYWMDLKEREIAEAMGISAGTVKSHISRGMEALSRALETHR, from the coding sequence GTGGCCGCAGAGAGCAACGGGCAGGGGGCGGCGGCGCGGGAGGACACCGCGCGGAGCGGTCCGCCCGGCACGTCCCAGGGCCCGTACGGCCCGGAGGCGGGCGCGCCGATCCCGCCGGACGCCGACCCCGGCGTGGACCTGCGGGACGTGGCGCGCGAGTCGGCGCTGATCAGCCTGTTCGACGGGTACCACGCCCAACTGGTGCGTCTGGCCGTGCTGCTGGGCGCGGAGCAGGACGCCGAGGACGTGGTCGCGGAGGCGTTCTGCGTGCTGCACCACCGCTGGTACCGGCTCCGTGCGCCGGACGCCGCCCCCGCGTACCTTCGTTCTGTGGTGTGCAACCTCGTACGGATGCGGATACGGCGCCTCCAGGTGTCGCGGCGCCACGCGAGCGTCGAGGTGTCCGACATCGACTCCGCCGAGTCCACCGCGATGCTGCACGAGGACCAGCGGCAGGTCGTCGACGCGCTCAAGCAACTGCCCGGCCGTCAGCGCGAGGCCCTGGTGCTCCGCTACTGGATGGACCTCAAGGAGAGGGAGATAGCCGAGGCGATGGGGATCAGCGCGGGCACCGTGAAGTCGCACATCTCCCGCGGGATGGAGGCGCTGTCGCGCGCGCTGGAGACGCACCGATGA
- a CDS encoding sodium:solute symporter family protein, whose product MNNPAAVTACVAVVLVASVVALGGARLGRAAGVRADLEDWALADRGQRGGLIWCLLGGTVYTAYTFTAVPGAVFSSGGIGFYALPYTIIICTLAFVLLPKLASTARAHGHITVADFVQERYGSPLLGLAVALTGIFATMPYIALQLLGLRAVLSVLGLHADGVAGDLALTAVFAVLAVSTYRFGLRAPTVVSVVKAVLVVGSTLAIGAFVFGRVGSPGELFARADAVLVARDGVSTLVPDPSLAFAYMSLALGSALALFAFPHVLMVAFSARTGSVLRRTSVTLLGWTAMLGLFAVFGVAALAAGVRPPPGRSELAIPLLVLDIAPGWAAGLLLGALVVAALVPAAVMSIGAATLFARNVYREFVNPKATPAQVTRMARLMSLVVKVGALVFALGLRDQAAINLHLLGAVWVLQVLPVIVLGLLHRTPHRISLLAGWLVGMVVGTALVNVSGFTSLVRVHAGPVDVQVYAGLVGLALNLAVVALASPLLDRIGVPRGLSGVLRPVRTVRGGGTLR is encoded by the coding sequence ATGAACAACCCCGCCGCCGTGACCGCGTGCGTCGCCGTCGTACTGGTGGCCTCCGTGGTCGCACTGGGGGGCGCCCGCCTCGGCAGGGCGGCCGGCGTCAGGGCGGACCTGGAGGACTGGGCCCTCGCCGACCGCGGGCAGCGGGGAGGGCTGATCTGGTGCCTGCTGGGCGGCACCGTCTACACCGCGTACACGTTCACGGCCGTGCCCGGCGCGGTCTTCAGCTCGGGCGGCATCGGGTTCTACGCGCTGCCGTACACGATCATCATCTGCACGCTCGCGTTCGTCCTGCTCCCGAAGCTCGCCTCGACGGCACGCGCGCACGGGCACATCACCGTCGCCGACTTCGTACAGGAGCGCTACGGGTCGCCGCTGCTCGGGCTGGCCGTTGCGCTCACCGGGATCTTCGCGACCATGCCGTACATCGCGCTGCAACTCCTCGGGCTGCGCGCCGTGCTGAGCGTGCTGGGGCTGCACGCGGACGGTGTGGCGGGCGACTTGGCGCTGACGGCGGTGTTCGCGGTGCTGGCCGTGTCGACGTACCGGTTCGGGCTGCGCGCCCCGACGGTGGTGTCCGTCGTGAAGGCGGTGCTCGTCGTCGGCTCCACGCTGGCCATCGGCGCCTTCGTGTTCGGGCGGGTGGGTTCGCCAGGGGAGCTGTTCGCGCGGGCCGACGCGGTGCTCGTCGCGCGCGACGGCGTCTCCACGCTGGTGCCCGACCCGTCGCTGGCCTTCGCGTACATGTCCCTCGCGCTCGGTTCGGCGCTCGCGCTGTTCGCCTTCCCGCACGTGCTGATGGTCGCGTTCTCCGCCCGCACGGGGTCGGTGCTGCGCCGGACGTCGGTGACGCTGCTCGGCTGGACGGCGATGCTCGGACTGTTCGCCGTGTTCGGGGTGGCGGCGCTCGCGGCGGGCGTCAGACCACCGCCGGGGCGCTCGGAGTTGGCGATTCCACTGCTGGTGCTGGACATCGCGCCGGGGTGGGCGGCCGGTCTGCTGCTGGGCGCGCTCGTCGTGGCGGCGCTCGTGCCCGCGGCGGTGATGTCGATCGGCGCGGCGACGCTGTTCGCGCGGAACGTGTACCGCGAGTTCGTCAACCCCAAGGCCACCCCGGCGCAGGTGACGCGTATGGCGCGGCTGATGTCCCTGGTCGTCAAGGTCGGCGCGCTCGTGTTCGCGCTGGGGCTGCGCGACCAGGCGGCCATCAACCTCCATCTGCTGGGCGCCGTGTGGGTGCTGCAGGTCCTGCCGGTGATCGTGCTGGGCCTGCTGCACCGGACGCCGCACCGGATCTCGCTGCTCGCGGGCTGGCTGGTCGGCATGGTCGTGGGGACGGCGCTGGTGAACGTGAGCGGCTTCACCTCGCTCGTACGGGTCCACGCCGGCCCGGTCGACGTGCAGGTGTACGCGGGCCTGGTCGGGCTCGCCCTCAACCTCGCCGTCGTCGCCCTCGCGAGCCCGCTGCTGGACCGGATCGGCGTTCCGCGCGGACTGTCCGGGGTGCTGCGGCCGGTCCGGACCGTACGCGGAGGGGGGACGCTGCGGTGA
- a CDS encoding DUF3311 domain-containing protein, whose product MCAGQVQPRGAGARTAAWRRGARARTAAWLRGTRARTAARLCLAAAFAGPLLAPVSLRTEPRLLGWPFFYWYQLLWVPLAAVLLACAGLLRRRARTAGAAAAAPPRPDASPARGPG is encoded by the coding sequence ATGTGTGCAGGGCAAGTTCAGCCACGCGGTGCGGGAGCCCGTACGGCTGCCTGGAGGCGCGGCGCGAGGGCCCGTACGGCCGCATGGCTGCGCGGCACGAGGGCCCGTACGGCCGCCCGGCTGTGCCTGGCGGCCGCGTTCGCCGGGCCGCTGCTCGCACCCGTGAGCCTGCGGACCGAACCCCGGCTGCTGGGCTGGCCGTTCTTCTACTGGTACCAGCTCCTGTGGGTGCCGCTCGCCGCCGTACTGCTGGCCTGCGCCGGACTGCTGCGCCGCCGGGCCCGTACGGCCGGCGCCGCCGCCGCGGCGCCGCCGCGCCCGGACGCCTCGCCGGCGCGGGGCCCGGGCTGA